The genomic stretch TCCGCTCTCCATCCGCATCATCTCGATGGTGAGTATTCACATAAATTTACGATTACATGCGAAATACATTCTCCATCCCATTTATATTTCcgttctttaattattgttactcATATCAATATATACTGCATATATCGGTCTCCTTGACTAGGGGCGTAGCCAGAAACAAAACTCTGGATAGCAAAATTTCTTCTTATTGTTTAGTATCTTTGCTAAGACAGCATTTTTAGAGATTTTCGAGTAGCAGAaatcaataatttatttatttccgtCTTAACAGGGCTCCTACCAAACGGAAACTTTGAAGAGGGACCGAAGCCATCAAACCTAAAAAACAAGGTAATAATAGTAGGAAAATACTCCCTTCCCAAATGGGAAATCAATGGGTTAGTAGAGTACATTTCGGGTGGACCACAAGACGGAGGTTTCTATTGGGAGGTACCACGTGGAGTCCACGCCGCAAGGCTAGGGAATGAGGGTTCAATCTCACAATACGTGAGAGTAAATGAGAGCTCTTACTACTCACTCACCTTCAGCGCAACAAGAACTTGCGCACAAGACGAGGTTTTAAGGGTGGAAGCCTCGGGTGTATGGGCCGATTTGCCCATACAAACGGTGTATAGCAGCAATGGAGGGGACACATATGCTTGGGCCTTTAAGCCCACTTCGAAGATTGTTAAGATCACTTTCCATAACCCGGGTGTCCAAGAAGATCCGGCTTGTGGCCCACTTTTGGATGCAATTGCTATTAAAGAGATGCTACCACTTTCAAAACCAAAAGGTATTTCGATTACCCATATATGATACGTGGATAACATTACAATTCAGATAAATTTGATTGCTTTTTGTTAATTCCACTttttactactaagagaataaaaattctcaaaaaaTTTCCCATCCAAACTCTATCTACTAATATAAAGGAAAGAAATGAGATTTTCCTATTAAACTATTTTTTGTTTAAAGCATGCttttttcattaaaatctaaattataattataatgttttaatcaaataaaataaaaggggtacaaaattataaaatacaaaattgCTAAGTTTTCTTAAAAAATGATTTGATGCATACTTACACggtataaaataataaaataaattaatattattaacttCGTAAAAAAATTCATTAAGATAATTTAAGAAtctgtgataaaaaaaaaaaaaaaatcattacatATACTCAAATTTTGTAGTTTCATTTTTTCTCATATAAAAATACAATGATCTGAAATATGAAaattttaaaatataaatttGAAATAAATAAGTAATAAACTAAAAAGTAAAAACGAGTTAAGGGTAAGACAAGGACCCGAACTTTGCAATTTTTTTCCGTTAAGGACCTTAACGATTATTTTTTTCCCTTAAGGACCTTAACACTAACACCGTTAATATTCCATTAAGTTTCTAACATTAAAATAGATTTTAACAACTAATATCCATTATCATTCATAACAATCAAAATTAACTAAGACAAGGGCAACACATACCATTCATCTTTGTAACATAGTAAAACaactaaatatgtcaaaacttCCATCTGAAAAATTGATTACAGCTTATAACCAAAGTGCAAAACATCTAAATTCCCTGCTAACAACACGATACTCCACTTGACCGCTACCTTGTTCATCAATTGCTCATGTGCCCTTCCACAATCATTTCTGAGCCCAACTCTGGAAAAAAAAGGTGTCAGTTAATGTTTGAAACATACGAAGTAAATAGCAAAACTTCTATGTGAATGTCCAGTAAGGAGTAAAAAAACCTATAAAGATCATATTAATGTGCATCATGATATTATAACCTGCAAAGTGCTGCTCGGTATCCATATAGCATAAACTTCACAACACATAATCAACAATTTAATCACTTTAGACTCATAATTTAGAATACTCACACCACATAATCATcaatttaacataattaatttaGACTAATGGACATAAGAAAATTAGAACCATAAACATAAATTGGGATAAAACAATATAAAGTTGAACTTTAAGCATACTTAGAAAATTAATTGACTTACTTGTTTACTAGTGGATGAATATTTGCTGAAAATTGAAGTAGAACAAATCCCTCGTTGTTGCTGTAAAGGCCTCGTTTCTTCAATGGAGAAAGATGGAACTTGTTTTGCTAATTTATGTGGGTTTGTCTTTTGGAATCCCAAATCCCAAATTTGAAGAAATACGAGAACATTCAGTGTTTTGAACTTATGATATTTGGTGGGCCTAACTAATTTTTGTTTAAGAAGTTAACGGTGTTAGTGTGAGTTCCTTAACGGAAAAAAATAATCGTTGAGGTCCTTAACGGAAAAAAATTGCAAAGTTTGGGTCCTTGTCTTACCCTTAACTCAagtaaaaactctataaataccgcgcatttaaTTATtgtgcgggatctatactagttttaTGTATTACATTAATTTTGTTTCCATAAATGTCCTTAACTTCAAATCCCGACTCTAAACAATACAGGAGGCAACGTAGTGAAAAATGGAGGGTTCGAAAGAGGACCACATGTATTCAAGAACTTCTCAACCGGGGTACTCCTATTGCCACACCAACAAGATGCAATAAGTCCACTATTTGGTTGGATAATAGAGTCCTTAAAACCGGTCAAGTACGTCGACTCAAACCATTTCCATGTACCCTCAGGCTCATCGGCCATAGAACTAGTAGGCGGAAGAGAAAGCGCCATCTCTCAAATCTTACGAACAATACCTTCAAGGTCGTACCTCCTTACGTTTACCATTGGAGACGCTAAGAATGGGTGCCATGGAACAATGATGGTCCAAGCATTTGCTGCTAAAGAAAATGTTAAAGCACATTTTGTTTCTAATGGAAAGGGTGAATTTACAAGAGCTATTCTCAAATTTCAAGCAATTAGTAGTAGAACTAGGATCACATTTTGGAGTGCTTATTATCATACTCGACTTCATGATTTTGGTCATCTTTGTGGTCCGGTTTTGGATGATGTTAAGGTTGTATCTATTCGTTACGCCCCTTAATTTTTTTTAGGAGCGTTACAAATGATATTGAATTTAATATCGTTATATCGTCATATTTACATGTAATATAATCTTAAGAAAAATGAGTTTACGCTATTCAACAGTTGCGTAAACTCATTTTCCCCCTATTGTCTTAGTAATTCGATTACCAATCATAGCCTTTGTATTAAACATGAAATTAATCACACTCTTTATTTTGTTTTTCGCTTTTGGTTGCAATTTTGGACATAATTTTCATAAATTAATTTACCTTACAGGTTACTAGTTTTAGAATCAATTAATTTTTCAAATGTGAGGACAATTTGAAAAATGTATTCAATTAAAAAGTCAAATAAAATCCTCAGTACTGAAATGAATtaaattcattcatatcataactCAAGTTGGAGAGTACTAGTTTTAGAATCAATTAATTTGTTTAATATTTTATAAATAACACTTCAACTCAAAGAAGAATTGTTGAAATAATGACTTTCGTAGATTGATGAATAGATACTCCATAGATGTAACACTTTGTTTTCTGTCAAATTTTGACGTGACTCGAAAACACGACCGGTTCGATTTGTTTTTTTCCAGGGTCATGACTCGAACAATATCTACCCCGCGATCTATTTGACTCGAACTCGAAATACCCCGGCCCGTTAATTTAGGGTGAAAATACAACCCGAACGAGTCGAGGAGAAATCAAgaatttattaaaatattaatacttatttattatattttaaataataacaaattaattagtttttgtACTATTAATTACAAAAATGATTAAAAgccaatattatataattttTGTAAGATTTAATACTAAAATAATTATTAGAATAACTTAATTTCTATGACGACGTTAATAATTTAATATGATTTTTGTAACCATTTagaatgattaaaatattaaatatgttttaattttttaataaatatttttcaattttaaaaaattatagaaaaatctAAGGGAGCGAAAACTGTTGTTTGCCTCGTATTATGCCCTTTACCTGACCCGTAACTTGTAGGACCCGATCCGTATTCAACACGACTTGTATTCTAACCCAACCTATATGGGTTGGTTGTCACCTGTTGGTGACAACCTGTGCTAGGTTGTGGTTGTTGATCAATAACCTGTGGCAAAGTTTATTTGACTCTGGGttgtcttatctttattgttgGTTTAAGTTGTGAATTACCTGTGCTCAGACTATGGTAATCCTCGATTTAAGTCGTCCAAATTGTTAACTTacttccctgtgagtattctgcgGGATTTGAGTTAATAATTATATCATTTGGTTCTTGTTCAATCCCAAACAACAATCATGTGTCAAGCTGTCTGATCTCTTCTGTCAGTCAGTCTCATTTAATCCATTTAAAATACTTAGAGCGTCTCTAAAATCCTGAAAATTTACTCAGAGTTATATTACTCAGTTAAGTGATTTATCACCAAGTTTCATGAATTTAGAAGCTCATTTAGTATTTTTAGTCCATTTCTGAAAGTCCATTGCATTCGTGAGAGATTTCAGAAAAGCCAGTCCAACTAAAGTTTGGGTCTTGTGTCAGGTCTGGGTTTGACACTGCAAAGTTACTAAATCTAATAGGGGTGGGGGTTATTATGGACGCTCGCCACCATCGAAAAAAAAGATCTCGTAAGTTTTAAttaaattttttgatttattttgagtttatcttatgatttttttttctttttttttttctagaatTTCTAGACAGAGGGACAACTGGCGTTCGTCCCCATTGGAATTTTCTCCCCCTAACCTCAAATCCTGGCTCCGTTATTGAGTACACCAGTCTACTTTTGAAATTTGGAACTTTGTTATTCCATATTGGTACGAAATACGAGATCCTAAGAGTAACCTCACCATTACGAATGATAAAGGTTGTTCTACCTTTAACCAAAATTTCtttaattcaaaatttcaaacccTAAAAATACAGCAattttaaaactattaagagAGAACTTTACCGCCTTCAAATTAGGATAAAACTGAATGGTATAccgccaaaaaaaaaaagaaaaacagaaaACGACTACTAATGATAAACCTTAATCACTAGAAATATTTCATTATTTGATAAACCTTAATCACTAGAAATATTTCATTATTTTTTATTAGCTTACAACAATACATATGTCTAAAAAACCATTACAACAACTATCTTCCAAGTTTTATAACAAGCTATGTGGCTAGAGCCTAGAAATCACACATTCTTCCAATTCTGCAAATCCCAACACACAAGACGAAATTATTAATTACCACTTTCGTATTTTACAAAACGAAATTATAAAATAAACAAAACCAATAAATAAATTTTGTAAGGCTTAATCTCACCCTTAAATATTACTCCGTACTTCATTACCATTTTCGTATTTTACAAACGAAATTATAAATTAACAAaactaataaataaatttacCTGTGTGCAGCCTTAGTTTGGATGAATGACAACTtcattattcgggttttcttgaATACGATCCTGAAGTGACGAGTCGGTGCCACCCGTGCATTTGTTCATGCACGCTTCCCAATGCTTAGAAAGTAGACATTTGAATAAATAACATACCGGATAAGGAAGAGCTTCCGTTTCTCTTATTACTGAAGAATTTATAATAAAAAGTAGCAAAATCGCTGTTAAAACTCTGCTTGTTTTTGCTCCTTCCATGCTTTTCAACAAATAAAACATTGCATAATACCTTTTCAAGTTAAACTATTGCAAATATTGATTGTAAATTGTAAATGTGAATTAAGAATGAATGCTAAGGCATTATATATAAGAATACAAAAATGTATTTggagctaaaacatttattattgatAAAGTAGATCAATTGTATATAGAAAGAAATTATAACTTGCAAGTTATAATTTGATATTATACTTTAATTTTATTTACATCTAAGGATGGGAACAGAAGGATACACTGTATCTAGAGCTGGCAAAAGCTGACCCAATCCGAGGAATCCGACCCGCCCCAAAATTGGGCGAACCAAAACCGAACCGAACCGAAACCGAATCGAACCGAACCGAACCTGATGCCCGAGAGCAGCCTTATTTTTCCAACCCGAACCCGACCTGAACCGAGCCGACCCGACCTGTGACCCAATATTGACTTAACCCGATGGATGATTCGATAATAAATTATCTTAATAATGGTGTAAATAAGACCAAGTTGACATTTATcttaattatttttatttaaaaCTACAATTGATATACCTATATAttgtttaaacataaaattaaccattaaaagtaaattacataagttaaaatatatgcTGATAACCTGACCCGATACTGACCGCTACTGACTCGACCCAACTTGCCACCCACTGATAACCCGACCCAACGATGACCCGCTATGATAATTAAGATGAGTTATTCTCGACTTATAATATTATGTCATCTATCGAAAAATTCTCCATCACTATTGTGGAAGTATTATTTGAAATAAAGATCCAAGAGTCATCACAAATGACTACACCCAGATTGTGAGTTCTAATGAAATACGAAGATAAAATTTATCAAGGATTTGAAGATATCAAGTTTATCAACTACAATGGATTTTATTCAACTATCGAGAAGTTATGTCAAAACATGGTTCATTTCAAGATAcatcaagttatgtaatcattAGGGGGAGTTGACACGCGTGGTATTTTTTTTCCTTATTCATGGTTTTGTCCCATTGGGTTTTCTATGGAAATGTTTTAATGAGGCAACTATtattatgcgtgtttgaagattatTGTATTCTTTTCCTTTCCagggcttgcctggaatccatGGAATAATTCGGGGGTAAATTTTATTTGGGTGATAATTACCGGGAAAGTTAATTACTTAGGTAATGAGTTCTTTGATGATAGGTTTAACATAAGgataatgatttttttttattaggtaataaaactagattgattctctaaggtaggaccaacctatctcatcctttcgaatgatagaggtaagttgaagccaccggctttcaaaccacctcaATAAgggtaatgattattaagtagatgatttactcccttaatcattacccaggGGGAGAGTGAGTAATGTATTACCCTTTCATGTGGTAATAGATTtaggaggtgaataattactctcatgTCAAACATTGAAAATGCATCTTACCTATTACTCTCATATTAATTCCCCTCCTTTTACCATCAATCCAAGTAAGCCCCTagcgtttttttctttttcccaTAGGGTTTTTCTAGTGAGGTTTTAACGAGACATCTTTTTCAGTAATGGAAATCCAAATCCAAGGGTgtgtgttatgaaatattatagtataatattatatggatgtccatatcttaaaATATTATATAGTGTATTATCTTATAAAAACTCTACCCctcattgtatgtgtatatatacccctTATAATGGAATAAAATACGGTATATCTCTCTCTATATTCTCTTTAACTCCTCTTCCCAATTAATTATCTCTtatctttatttcacaacattTACCGTACATTGTCCCATAGCCTAGTTCATGACTTGGAGTTGTCTCTTTTTCTTTTCCAATTAAGTTTTGTATCGAACGACAACACCGACATTTGTCACGTAACTCCGTTCTCATAAAACGAAAAATATCCTATTAGCTTCCTTTTCATTATACCATTATATCCTCTCTGCTCTTTTTCATTGTATACGTTTTTCAAAATATGTGAAGagaattttaaaaaatatataCAATCAAAGATAATTATGTGGactttttttcatcatttttgcCTCGATCACCTTCTTTTCCCATAACCCTGTCTCTAATCTTTGTGCCCTTATTGTACCACTGGAGCTATTGTACCACTGGAGCCCTgaggtataatgttatttgtgcCCTTATAATTGAATAAGATACGGTTCTATCTCTCTCTATATTCTCTTTAACCTCTCTTTATAATTATCTCTtatctttatttcacaacattTACCATACATTGTCCGATAGCCTAGTTCATGACTTGGAGTTGTCTCGTTTTCTTTTCCAATTGAGTTTTGTATCGACCGACAACACCGACATTTGTCACGTAACTCCGTTCTCATAAAACGAAAAATATCCTATTAGCTTCCTTTTCATTATAACATTATATCCTCTCTGCTCTTTTTCATTGTATACGTTTTTCAAAATATGTGAAGAGAATTTTGAAAAATATATACAATCAAAGATAATTATGTGGactttttttcatcatttttgcCTCGATCACCTTCTTTTCCCATAACTCTGTCTCTAATCTTTTCCGCAACCTTCTCCTCAACTCTTTTCGTTGTCTTGTTCAATGCATTGCTCACTGCACCTTTAATTGGCTCCTTAATTTTTTCCATGACGACGTCAGCGGTTTCCGACACCTTCTCTTTCACATCCCTTCCCAAGTTCATCACCTGGAATAGAACAAAACTCGGACGTAGTACACCAACTCAACCTTACTAAAtattatttttcaaaaaaaaaaaaaaaaaaaatcgatttcCTTCCTCTTAGATGAATCCAATTTTCATTTCATCCGACTGAAACGGACCCCAATAAAAAAATTGGGGTTCAATTCCTACTGGATGTACATGCACGCCAACGCAAATTTTAAAATTTGCGTTAAAGCCACTAAATTCAATGTAATGGACAACTTATCGAGACATCCTAAAATACAATCTATGAAAACTCGTGTCGAAAATAGAACAACTGATAAATGACAAAGACGGAGAAAATATCATACCGTTTCAGAAGTAGAGCTAGCCGATTGCTTGATATGTTCACTCGTCTTTTTAATATGTTCTGCTGTTTCTTTAAGCGAATCTGTGGCTTCCTTCGCCTTTTTAACTGCATCGTCGACTTCTTTCTCCTTCTCGTCTTTTCCGAACCCAAAAAATTTCTGCACTCCGAAAATTACAATGGAGTAGTTATAGAATTTGTCGAAAATAAAAGTTGCAGTCGGAAATAACCATGTACATTATTACTCCGTATATGAGTACGTCAATTTAACAAAAATTCACCTAGGCCATGAGCTAATCGACTAGAAATTAAAACTAGCAAATAAGTGAATAACTATTTTGTACATCGTCATCTATTTTATTTCATGAGAAAAGGCCGTCTTATATGAAATTTGATATGTCTCTACCTAAGAGAGACTCAACCATATTTTAAAAAATCAATTGGTAATAAGACGAGaacaaaaacaaattaaaaacttTACATCTTTAAGATCAAGATAATAAGAGAAcacaaaaacaattttaaaatTATACGTCTTTAAGATCccataataatataaatattacaaTTACATTTAAACTAACCATGTACTCGAACAATTCGGACTACGTCTTCACACCTCATATTACACTATACAAAAATCGATAAGTTGGCAATTTTTTTTGCAAATGTTAAACTTACTTGTAAGGGTCTTGTAGGTGAAATGCCATAGGTCCTATATGCAATTCTAAAAGGGATTATCTGGGATCTCGACATTTTTGTTAAACTCACGATTATTCTCATCGTAATTCTTCTGCAAAGTTGTTTGAATCCGTCCTAATTTGTGTTTTGTTCCTAATTATAGTATGTAGAAATGGTTTTAGAGATCTTGTTGTTGCTTGTGTGATGTTTATTAATTATTATGGCACATAGTGATGGATGAAATTGTGTTTCGCGTTCAATTACCTTATTTAAGGCCCTAAAAAGGCtcataatttataattggtaattGGTTTTTCACTAAAACttaggagagacggtctctcactaagttattgagagaccaatatttcgtacccttttatttgtatttcgtacccctTTTGTTGTTTATCgtaacatagtaatttcgtacctatttacacaATAAATGTACCAATTTTAttattaatcatgatttgtacctattttattacctttagtaccactttttcttaaaactgtacaatggtctctcaataaagcttattaagagaccgtctctcaggagacctactcttGGTTTTTTCAGATGtaaataattttcttttgctaAATTCCAACCCTTTATCAAGATCTTGTAATTAAAGAGTAAAAAAACATATAATCATGCCGCCATTTAATACTCCGTAGgacttatgattttttttttggttcaaagCAGCGCATTATGTCGCGGATGAGAATCGAACCCCCAACTTCATGATATGGCTTATGATGATACGTACGTGAAAAATATTCCAAATATAAATGGACGTTTGGTTCAACCTCATCTAAAACTAACCTTTCTAGAATTCGAGCTTATTACCCTGGTAAAAATGTTGACCAAATATACGTGGTTTACAGACTATCACATATTCACATATATTCAAAGTTTTATCTAATAAACATCG from Silene latifolia isolate original U9 population chromosome 2, ASM4854445v1, whole genome shotgun sequence encodes the following:
- the LOC141633653 gene encoding protein TEEBE-like, whose product is MCSSHSLCFVLLVLMISGNTYIASALHPHHLDGLLPNGNFEEGPKPSNLKNKVIIVGKYSLPKWEINGLVEYISGGPQDGGFYWEVPRGVHAARLGNEGSISQYVRVNESSYYSLTFSATRTCAQDEVLRVEASGVWADLPIQTVYSSNGGDTYAWAFKPTSKIVKITFHNPGVQEDPACGPLLDAIAIKEMLPLSKPKGNVVKNGGFERGPHVFKNFSTGVLLLPHQQDAISPLFGWIIESLKPVKYVDSNHFHVPSGSSAIELVGGRESAISQILRTIPSRSYLLTFTIGDAKNGCHGTMMVQAFAAKENVKAHFVSNGKGEFTRAILKFQAISSRTRITFWSAYYHTRLHDFGHLCGPVLDDVKVVSIRYAP
- the LOC141628335 gene encoding uncharacterized protein LOC141628335, producing the protein MRIIVSLTKMSRSQIIPFRIAYRTYGISPTRPLQKFFGFGKDEKEKEVDDAVKKAKEATDSLKETAEHIKKTSEHIKQSASSTSETVMNLGRDVKEKVSETADVVMEKIKEPIKGAVSNALNKTTKRVEEKVAEKIRDRVMGKEGDRGKNDEKKST